From Bacillota bacterium, the proteins below share one genomic window:
- the adhE gene encoding bifunctional acetaldehyde-CoA/alcohol dehydrogenase — protein MTTNYCGGNPLEVSCEHTPVDGNVREMVDSLIDNARIALDEFYKMDQKQIDDIILAMALAGLDRHTELAHMAVDETGRGIYEDKVTKNIFATETIYHGIKYEKTVGVIRTDEEEDYWEIAEPVGVVSALVPVTNPTSTTMFKALICVKTRNPVIFSFHPGAQRCCVESAKVMLEAAVKAGAPKNCIGWIEKPSIEATRYLMQHPGVNLILATGGAEMVRAAYSTGKPALGVGPGNVPCYIEKSAHTKRAVTDLIMSKTFDNGLICASEQAVILDREISEEVISLMKYNKCYFLNDVEMARLEEAAIDRDSCRINPDIVGQWAADIAKMAGIEVPVDTKILVAVLDGVGPEFPLSMEKLSPVLACYIVDSFEAGVSRCEEMLAFGGLGHSAVIHSDDDNKIREFSNRMRAGRIIINSPATHGAIGDIYNVNIPSLTLGCGSFGGNATTSNVSVKNLINVKRVAKRRDRLQWFRVPERIYFQAGSVRYLTKITGVSRVMIVTDPGVVKLGFVDKITHHLNKRNNPVAIEVFSEVEPDPSVDTVKAGVRMMRQFKPDTIIALGGGSPIDAAKAIWLFYEHPEVEFDFLKLKFMDIRKRTFKYPKLGRQARLVAIPTTSGTGSEVSAFSVITHKGEDIKYPLADYELTPDVAIIDSDFVMTIPPAITADTGLDVLTHAIEAYVSVMASEYTDALAIKTIALVFGNLPEAYQNGSNRAAREKMHHASCMAGMAFTNAFLGICHSLAHKLGGEFHITHGRANAILLPHVIKYNSQLPTKFTSFPQYEYFKAPEKYLEIARFLGLQANNEEEGINSLIKAIQELMRRLDMPLTIADCGVNEGAYMDGVEVLAEKAFHDQATISNPRQPLIPELVDIYKKAYTGEL, from the coding sequence ATGACCACAAATTATTGTGGAGGCAACCCGTTGGAAGTATCCTGTGAGCATACTCCGGTGGATGGCAATGTAAGAGAAATGGTGGACAGCCTCATAGACAATGCACGAATAGCCCTTGATGAGTTTTATAAAATGGATCAAAAACAAATTGATGACATTATACTGGCCATGGCTCTCGCCGGCCTTGATAGGCATACGGAATTGGCCCATATGGCCGTTGACGAGACAGGACGTGGAATATATGAAGATAAAGTCACCAAGAACATTTTTGCAACAGAAACTATCTACCATGGCATCAAGTATGAAAAAACTGTAGGGGTAATCCGAACAGACGAAGAAGAGGATTATTGGGAAATTGCGGAACCGGTTGGTGTGGTTTCGGCTCTGGTACCGGTTACTAACCCCACATCTACCACTATGTTTAAGGCTCTTATTTGTGTTAAAACAAGGAACCCGGTGATATTTAGCTTTCACCCCGGGGCCCAGCGCTGCTGTGTAGAGTCAGCAAAGGTAATGCTGGAAGCAGCGGTAAAAGCAGGCGCACCGAAAAACTGTATAGGGTGGATCGAAAAACCTTCCATAGAAGCAACAAGATACCTGATGCAACACCCCGGGGTCAACTTAATTTTGGCTACCGGGGGAGCAGAAATGGTTCGGGCGGCGTATAGCACAGGAAAGCCCGCATTAGGAGTGGGACCGGGAAACGTACCCTGCTACATAGAAAAGAGTGCTCATACTAAAAGGGCGGTCACTGACCTCATTATGAGTAAGACCTTCGATAACGGGCTTATTTGCGCTTCGGAGCAAGCAGTAATTTTAGACCGGGAAATCTCAGAAGAAGTTATTTCTTTGATGAAATATAACAAGTGTTATTTTTTAAATGACGTAGAAATGGCGCGTCTAGAGGAAGCGGCAATCGACAGGGACAGTTGCAGGATTAATCCTGATATTGTGGGTCAGTGGGCTGCGGATATTGCTAAAATGGCCGGAATAGAAGTGCCCGTTGATACAAAAATACTTGTTGCCGTCTTAGACGGTGTGGGCCCGGAGTTTCCCTTGTCCATGGAAAAGCTCAGCCCTGTTTTGGCCTGTTACATTGTTGACAGTTTTGAAGCCGGAGTAAGCAGGTGTGAGGAGATGCTTGCCTTTGGAGGGTTGGGACACTCGGCTGTTATTCATTCTGATGATGATAACAAAATACGAGAGTTTTCCAACAGGATGAGAGCAGGTAGAATTATTATTAATTCTCCGGCCACGCACGGCGCCATAGGAGACATCTACAATGTTAATATACCTTCCCTTACTCTGGGGTGTGGATCCTTCGGGGGTAATGCCACCACTTCCAATGTCAGCGTAAAAAACCTTATTAATGTGAAAAGGGTGGCTAAGAGGCGTGACAGATTGCAGTGGTTTCGAGTGCCGGAAAGAATATATTTTCAGGCAGGGTCTGTAAGGTACCTGACCAAAATAACCGGTGTTTCCAGGGTCATGATTGTTACCGACCCGGGGGTGGTAAAGCTAGGCTTCGTGGATAAAATTACTCATCATTTAAACAAGAGGAATAACCCGGTGGCCATAGAGGTGTTTTCCGAGGTAGAGCCGGACCCCTCTGTAGACACGGTCAAAGCCGGTGTGCGAATGATGCGACAATTTAAACCCGATACAATTATCGCTCTGGGGGGAGGGTCCCCCATAGATGCAGCTAAGGCCATATGGCTCTTTTACGAGCACCCGGAAGTGGAATTTGATTTTTTGAAATTAAAGTTTATGGACATTAGAAAGCGCACATTTAAGTATCCCAAACTTGGGAGACAGGCCCGGTTGGTAGCTATACCCACAACCAGTGGGACAGGATCTGAAGTCAGTGCCTTTTCAGTTATAACGCACAAAGGCGAGGATATAAAATATCCACTTGCTGATTACGAGTTAACCCCGGATGTGGCCATCATTGACAGTGATTTTGTTATGACTATACCACCTGCAATCACCGCTGATACCGGTCTGGATGTGTTAACCCACGCCATAGAGGCTTATGTTTCCGTAATGGCTTCGGAGTATACAGATGCCCTGGCGATTAAAACCATCGCATTGGTTTTTGGCAATTTACCCGAAGCTTATCAAAACGGTTCAAACCGTGCGGCAAGGGAGAAAATGCACCATGCCTCCTGCATGGCAGGCATGGCTTTTACAAATGCATTTTTAGGTATCTGTCATAGCCTGGCCCACAAGTTGGGTGGGGAATTCCACATTACTCACGGCAGGGCTAATGCCATATTACTACCGCATGTAATAAAATATAATTCGCAACTCCCAACTAAATTTACTTCCTTTCCACAGTACGAGTATTTTAAGGCTCCGGAAAAATACCTGGAGATAGCACGTTTCTTGGGACTACAAGCTAATAATGAGGAAGAGGGTATTAATAGCCTGATCAAAGCCATCCAGGAATTAATGCGCCGGCTGGATATGCCGCTTACCATAGCAGACTGCGGAGTAAATGAGGGGGCATACATGGACGGGGTGGAGGTACTGGCAGAAAAGGCATTTCATGACCAGGCAACTATCTCCAATCCCAGGCAGCCTTTAATCCCGGAATTAGTAGATATATATAAAAAAGCATATACCGGAGAGCTTTAA
- a CDS encoding NAD(P)/FAD-dependent oxidoreductase has product MQKQEIPNKLDERFQHSNTDQDMLEKGAILQRDGTFAIAPHITGGVITDFDMLVRMADVAKKFGCQAMKVTSSQRIALVGIKKEDIDATWQELGMKPGAAIGLCVRSVKFCPGTTFCKRGQQDSVGLGTKLDEKFHGMTLPSKFKIGISGCPNMCMDSMMIDFGAVGMPKGFKVFVGGNGGRQPRFGQLIAEDQSPEQVEGILDKIIDHYKADAKTNERLGRFIERIGFANFKDKTVASLWH; this is encoded by the coding sequence ATGCAAAAGCAGGAAATACCAAACAAGCTTGATGAGCGTTTTCAGCATAGTAACACTGATCAGGACATGTTGGAAAAAGGTGCCATATTGCAAAGAGACGGTACTTTTGCCATTGCACCACATATTACGGGTGGAGTCATTACTGATTTTGATATGCTGGTAAGAATGGCCGATGTAGCCAAAAAATTCGGTTGTCAAGCCATGAAAGTAACTTCTTCCCAGCGTATTGCCCTGGTCGGTATAAAAAAAGAAGATATTGATGCCACCTGGCAAGAACTGGGCATGAAGCCGGGCGCAGCCATTGGGTTGTGTGTGCGGAGTGTAAAATTTTGCCCCGGAACCACCTTTTGCAAAAGAGGCCAACAGGATTCGGTGGGCTTAGGTACCAAACTGGATGAAAAATTTCACGGCATGACTTTGCCGTCCAAATTTAAAATCGGCATTAGCGGTTGCCCTAATATGTGCATGGATTCCATGATGATAGATTTTGGGGCTGTAGGTATGCCCAAAGGCTTTAAAGTTTTTGTCGGGGGAAACGGCGGACGCCAACCCAGATTCGGCCAACTCATAGCTGAAGACCAATCACCGGAACAAGTGGAAGGCATATTGGATAAAATTATAGACCATTACAAGGCTGACGCCAAGACTAATGAAAGATTAGGACGCTTCATCGAAAGAATTGGATTTGCTAACTTTAAAGATAAAACCGTTGCCAGCCTATGGCATTAG
- a CDS encoding signal peptidase II, with protein MRFLLIISAVLAVDQVSKYIVQMNMLRGESIPIIYSVFHLTYIQNPGAAFGIFANQRAFFVVVTVIVLAGILISYRYIPSSNEPMRVSLGLITGGALGNFIDRLRLGRVVDFLDFRVWPVFNLADTAIVIGAGLLIWQIWKSEGEEEKVNGDAES; from the coding sequence TTGAGGTTTTTGTTAATTATTTCGGCCGTATTGGCAGTGGATCAGGTTTCTAAGTATATTGTGCAAATGAATATGCTCCGCGGGGAATCAATTCCAATAATCTATTCCGTTTTTCATCTCACTTACATTCAAAACCCCGGTGCTGCTTTTGGTATTTTTGCCAATCAACGGGCATTTTTTGTTGTGGTTACCGTAATCGTACTTGCCGGGATACTAATAAGTTACCGGTATATACCGTCGTCTAATGAACCGATGCGTGTGTCCCTGGGACTGATAACGGGCGGGGCGCTGGGTAATTTTATTGACCGTCTTCGATTAGGCCGGGTGGTAGATTTTCTGGACTTTAGGGTGTGGCCTGTGTTTAATCTTGCTGACACGGCTATAGTAATAGGTGCAGGGTTGCTTATCTGGCAGATATGGAAATCCGAAGGCGAAGAGGAGAAGGTGAATGGGGATGCAGAAAGTTAA
- a CDS encoding RluA family pseudouridine synthase, whose amino-acid sequence MQKVNTFAASEADFGQRLDVFLQKNCELTRSRIQKLIVEGRVKVNGEVLRAKYKIQPGDVVSLEVPSPKEVNIEAEQIPLDIYYEDSDIVIVNKARGMVVHPAEGNWSGTLVNALLAHCSDLSGINGEVRPGIVHRLDKDTSGLLMVAKNDTAHVKLAEQLKDHKVVRRYLALVHGNIKEERGTVEAPVGRHPVDRKKMAVVERNSRQAVTHYRVLERKLNYALVDLRLETGRTHQIRVHMSYINYPVVGDPRYGPAKTHFGLEGQFLHAYRLGFNHPRTGEYTEFSAPLPEILANILLKIGIDNPEVTALSNE is encoded by the coding sequence ATGCAGAAAGTTAATACATTTGCTGCCAGCGAAGCTGATTTCGGTCAGCGCCTTGACGTGTTTTTACAGAAGAATTGTGAACTAACACGTTCCCGCATACAAAAACTCATAGTAGAGGGAAGGGTTAAAGTCAATGGTGAGGTACTGCGTGCTAAATACAAGATCCAACCGGGTGACGTTGTTTCTTTAGAGGTTCCTTCCCCCAAAGAAGTAAATATAGAGGCTGAGCAAATTCCATTGGACATATACTACGAGGACTCTGATATAGTAATTGTTAATAAAGCAAGAGGGATGGTTGTCCACCCTGCGGAAGGAAACTGGTCCGGAACGCTGGTGAACGCCTTGCTTGCCCATTGTAGTGACCTTTCAGGTATAAACGGAGAAGTACGTCCGGGAATAGTGCACCGCCTGGATAAAGATACCTCCGGACTGTTGATGGTCGCCAAAAATGATACGGCGCATGTGAAACTGGCGGAACAATTAAAGGATCACAAAGTTGTCCGACGTTATTTAGCACTGGTACACGGTAATATAAAAGAAGAAAGGGGCACAGTTGAGGCCCCTGTAGGCAGACACCCGGTGGACCGAAAGAAGATGGCGGTAGTGGAACGAAATTCACGGCAGGCTGTAACCCATTACCGGGTGCTGGAACGCAAATTGAATTACGCATTGGTAGACCTGCGGTTGGAGACCGGTCGTACTCACCAAATCCGCGTACATATGAGTTATATCAATTACCCGGTTGTGGGGGATCCTCGTTATGGTCCCGCAAAGACACACTTTGGCCTGGAGGGGCAATTTCTTCATGCCTACAGGCTTGGCTTTAACCATCCCCGTACAGGCGAATATACTGAATTCAGCGCGCCGCTGCCGGAAATACTGGCCAATATACTACTTAAGATTGGCATTGACAATCCCGAGGTCACGGCTTTATCCAACGAATAA
- a CDS encoding DUF441 domain-containing protein: MSGVPILVVLLLIGVMARSNLIAMAACVLLLLKFANLNFVFPLLEKRGLEIGLLFLLLAILVPIATGKVTEADLLYNFKSLPGLLAIFGGALATHLNGEGLKLLQLDPELIFGLVLGSIFGIVFLGGVPVGPLMAAGIAALFLEVIRWIKP, translated from the coding sequence ATGTCAGGAGTACCCATCCTTGTTGTCCTGCTGTTAATAGGCGTTATGGCCCGCTCAAACCTTATAGCTATGGCGGCGTGCGTATTATTACTATTGAAATTTGCCAACTTAAATTTTGTGTTTCCGCTTTTGGAAAAAAGAGGTTTAGAAATAGGCCTTCTTTTTCTCCTACTTGCTATTTTAGTACCCATAGCAACCGGCAAAGTTACAGAAGCAGACCTATTGTACAACTTCAAATCTTTACCCGGACTTTTGGCTATTTTTGGCGGGGCTTTGGCTACTCACCTCAACGGAGAAGGACTTAAGCTTTTGCAACTTGACCCGGAATTAATATTTGGCCTGGTACTGGGTTCAATTTTTGGCATTGTATTTTTAGGAGGAGTCCCGGTTGGCCCACTTATGGCCGCAGGCATAGCTGCTTTATTCCTTGAAGTTATTCGTTGGATAAAGCCGTGA
- a CDS encoding PhzF family phenazine biosynthesis protein produces the protein MGIKIYQVDAFTNKPFAGNPAAVCMLTEPKGKKWMQGVAREMNLSETAFLLKIGDGYNLRWFTPTVEVDLCGHATLASAHILWEKGYLEAGKEARFDTKSGLLTASKKNDWIELDFPAEPPQETSAPDELIKALGVTPNFVGKNRVDYIIEVEDAQSVQNIQPDFNLLKKLNIRGIMVTSQLDADKYDFVSRFFAPGVGVDEDPVTGSAHCCLGPYWKERLNKDEFMAYQASERGGFLKVRVNGERVILGGQAVTVLCGELT, from the coding sequence ATGGGAATAAAGATATACCAGGTAGATGCTTTTACAAATAAGCCCTTTGCCGGAAACCCCGCTGCAGTATGCATGCTAACCGAACCAAAAGGAAAAAAATGGATGCAGGGTGTAGCCAGGGAAATGAATTTATCTGAAACAGCATTCCTTTTAAAGATCGGTGACGGGTATAATCTACGCTGGTTTACACCAACTGTGGAAGTTGATCTGTGCGGCCACGCCACCCTGGCCAGTGCACATATTCTATGGGAAAAAGGTTACCTTGAGGCCGGTAAAGAGGCTCGTTTCGATACCAAAAGCGGCCTCTTAACGGCCAGCAAAAAAAATGATTGGATCGAACTGGACTTTCCGGCAGAACCGCCACAGGAAACAAGTGCACCTGATGAATTGATAAAGGCTTTAGGAGTAACCCCTAATTTTGTCGGTAAAAACCGTGTTGACTATATTATCGAAGTAGAAGACGCACAATCGGTGCAAAATATACAACCTGATTTCAACCTATTGAAAAAGCTCAACATCAGAGGAATAATGGTAACCAGCCAATTAGATGCAGACAAATACGACTTTGTATCACGCTTTTTTGCCCCGGGAGTAGGCGTTGACGAGGACCCGGTAACAGGCTCCGCCCACTGCTGCCTGGGGCCGTATTGGAAAGAAAGGCTTAATAAAGATGAATTTATGGCTTATCAAGCATCTGAACGTGGTGGTTTCCTAAAGGTAAGAGTTAATGGGGAGCGTGTAATTCTCGGCGGACAAGCAGTAACAGTTTTGTGCGGAGAGTTAACATAA
- a CDS encoding ImmA/IrrE family metallo-endopeptidase: MRQLSDEVISILLETAKNLGIKVIETQLSDHSKSAVCGIYTRHEKQDLIFIEQNDSLDEKMFTLAHELGHHVLHRHELNNRHFRSYYWSNNEYQLEKEIDADHFAWKLLSFIYQELRNNKKKPQRIF, encoded by the coding sequence GTGAGGCAGTTGAGTGATGAAGTAATATCAATTCTTCTGGAGACGGCTAAGAATCTTGGCATAAAAGTTATCGAAACTCAATTATCGGACCACTCTAAATCAGCAGTTTGTGGTATTTATACTCGCCACGAAAAACAAGACCTAATTTTTATTGAGCAAAATGATTCTTTAGATGAGAAAATGTTTACTCTGGCTCATGAATTGGGACATCACGTTTTGCACAGGCATGAATTAAATAACAGGCATTTCCGATCTTACTATTGGTCAAATAACGAGTATCAGCTGGAAAAAGAAATCGATGCCGATCATTTTGCCTGGAAATTATTATCTTTCATCTATCAAGAACTACGTAACAATAAAAAAAAACCACAGAGGATTTTTTAA
- a CDS encoding DUF4065 domain-containing protein, which translates to MSEKMTFCEVCRKDVAYSVESVSMKGTLKGEEYSYTGKKSICAECGVEVYVAKIEDENLKALYDSYRQKNGIISLEKILEIPQRYDIGKRPLSLLLGWGEMTFTRYYDGDMPTKQYSDVLQKIYDEPAFYLSLLEENKGNLKSQTAYEKSKRAIVELLDGQKTVTSKMDEVIDYLLFQCEDITPLALQKALYYIQGFYYAFMDSFLFTEDCEAWVHGPVYREIYNRYSGYRFAPIENNNEFDVIFFTDAEKAVIDNVIQNFCCYSGKILERFTHSEMPWIKTRSNLPADVHSSRTISGSTDDVIYTLLGRTYQICV; encoded by the coding sequence ATGAGTGAGAAAATGACATTCTGTGAAGTATGTAGAAAAGATGTTGCCTATTCTGTGGAAAGTGTTTCTATGAAAGGTACATTGAAAGGTGAAGAATACAGTTATACCGGAAAGAAATCGATATGTGCAGAATGTGGTGTTGAAGTATATGTAGCCAAAATTGAGGATGAAAATCTGAAAGCGCTGTACGATAGTTACCGCCAAAAAAATGGTATCATTTCACTTGAAAAAATTTTGGAGATTCCACAAAGGTACGACATTGGAAAACGTCCTCTTTCTTTGCTTTTGGGTTGGGGAGAAATGACGTTTACCCGCTATTACGATGGCGATATGCCGACAAAGCAATATTCCGATGTGCTGCAGAAAATTTACGATGAACCGGCTTTTTATCTGTCACTGCTGGAAGAAAATAAAGGAAATCTGAAATCTCAAACAGCTTATGAAAAGAGCAAACGCGCAATAGTAGAATTGTTAGATGGGCAAAAAACCGTGACTTCCAAAATGGATGAAGTGATTGATTATCTGTTGTTCCAGTGCGAAGACATTACGCCGCTAGCATTACAGAAAGCTCTATATTATATTCAGGGTTTCTATTATGCTTTTATGGACAGTTTCTTATTTACTGAGGATTGCGAAGCTTGGGTGCATGGCCCGGTTTATCGGGAAATCTATAACCGTTATTCCGGTTACCGCTTTGCCCCTATCGAGAACAACAATGAATTTGACGTTATTTTTTTTACAGATGCAGAGAAAGCTGTTATTGACAACGTTATTCAAAACTTCTGCTGTTACAGTGGAAAAATACTGGAGCGATTTACACACTCTGAAATGCCATGGATCAAAACGCGTAGCAATCTACCTGCCGACGTACATTCTAGCCGCACAATCAGCGGTTCAACCGACGACGTAATCTATACACTCCTTGGGCGCACGTATCAAATCTGTGTTTAA
- a CDS encoding M48 family metallopeptidase translates to MVVKFEPRTPPRQYVGGETHLYLGRQYRLKLRCGEGDNIKLIRGYFQIKVKDNVSPDKVKSLFEAWYAEKATDRFKESFERCWPAFEKRSLTRPRLQIRRMKSTGEAYPKNGTLTLNTDLIRAPKECIDYVVG, encoded by the coding sequence TTGGTGGTTAAATTTGAACCGAGAACCCCTCCCCGGCAATATGTCGGGGGCGAAACACATCTCTACCTCGGTAGACAGTACCGCCTTAAACTCAGGTGCGGTGAAGGGGACAATATAAAACTCATCCGGGGGTATTTCCAAATCAAGGTCAAAGATAATGTATCTCCGGATAAAGTCAAAAGCTTATTTGAAGCCTGGTATGCTGAGAAGGCCACGGACAGGTTTAAGGAAAGTTTTGAACGCTGCTGGCCCGCTTTCGAGAAGCGCTCTTTAACGAGACCCCGGTTGCAAATACGGCGCATGAAAAGCACTGGGGAAGCTTATCCAAAAAACGGGACACTCACATTAAACACAGATTTGATACGTGCGCCCAAGGAGTGTATAGATTACGTCGTCGGTTGA
- a CDS encoding SDR family oxidoreductase — protein sequence MKRVAVITGATRGIGNGLFQRLAGKGCSVATFYHKDEESAKRFKRDAIRFGVECQIELLDIRQYDELDGFVKRVYENFGRIDYLVNNIGVDVFKTIYDTSFEEWKLSQDILLNAPLYLSKLVLPVMRAQQFGRIVNIGASSKDYLKGVPGIGPFGIHKAALTVFTKTLALEEIRNGITVNMVAPGSTESAGANAEERRIPITLIPIGRRVKIDEVVDAIMYFLSDNSNSVTGQVIGVNGGLST from the coding sequence ATGAAGCGTGTAGCAGTGATTACAGGTGCTACTAGGGGTATAGGAAATGGCCTCTTTCAACGGCTTGCTGGTAAAGGGTGCAGTGTTGCAACTTTTTATCATAAAGATGAAGAATCTGCTAAGAGGTTCAAGCGGGATGCTATTAGATTTGGGGTGGAGTGTCAAATTGAGCTCCTTGATATCAGGCAATACGACGAGCTAGATGGTTTTGTGAAGCGCGTTTATGAAAATTTTGGTAGAATAGATTATTTAGTAAATAACATTGGAGTCGATGTTTTTAAAACTATATATGATACAAGTTTTGAGGAGTGGAAACTGTCTCAGGACATCTTACTAAACGCTCCGCTGTACTTATCAAAGTTAGTCCTGCCTGTCATGAGAGCGCAGCAATTTGGCCGGATTGTTAATATAGGCGCTTCTTCAAAGGATTACCTCAAGGGTGTCCCGGGAATTGGCCCTTTTGGGATACATAAGGCGGCCCTGACGGTGTTCACCAAGACTTTAGCTCTGGAAGAAATCCGGAACGGTATTACTGTTAACATGGTCGCTCCCGGAAGTACTGAGAGTGCTGGTGCAAATGCAGAGGAAAGAAGAATACCAATAACTCTAATTCCTATTGGGAGGCGGGTAAAGATTGACGAGGTCGTTGATGCTATCATGTATTTCTTGTCTGACAATTCTAATAGTGTTACCGGTCAGGTTATTGGTGTTAATGGAGGCTTGAGCACCTAA
- a CDS encoding methyltransferase domain-containing protein → MNNKYVHGYDPRENMRLQDQASTLIELLHSDTSYPARSQILEAGCGVGAQTIILANNSPHAHITSIDISESSVAKAKKKIEEAGFTNVSFQQGDIFNLAFEPESFDHVFVCFVLEHLARPAEALNSLKKLLKAGGTITVIEGDHGSTYFYPENDAAHRTIQCQIELQKRAGGNANIGRELYPLLNAVGFSSIQISPRMVYVDASKPRLVEGFTKNTFTAMIEGIRESSIEAELIDENTFNEGINGLYRTTETDGVFCYTFFKAIATKQ, encoded by the coding sequence ATGAATAATAAATACGTACATGGCTATGACCCGAGAGAAAACATGCGCTTACAGGACCAAGCTTCAACACTTATTGAATTATTGCACTCTGATACATCTTATCCGGCAAGGAGTCAGATCCTTGAGGCTGGATGCGGCGTAGGTGCACAAACCATAATTTTGGCCAATAATAGTCCTCATGCACATATTACCTCAATTGATATATCTGAAAGTTCAGTCGCAAAAGCTAAGAAAAAAATTGAGGAGGCGGGATTTACAAATGTAAGCTTCCAGCAAGGTGACATCTTCAACTTAGCATTTGAGCCGGAATCATTCGACCACGTCTTTGTTTGTTTTGTTCTTGAACATTTGGCACGGCCAGCTGAGGCACTAAACTCCCTAAAAAAACTTCTCAAAGCGGGCGGTACAATCACTGTTATCGAAGGAGACCATGGATCGACTTATTTTTATCCCGAAAATGATGCCGCACACAGAACGATTCAGTGCCAAATTGAGCTACAAAAGAGAGCCGGCGGTAATGCTAACATAGGTAGAGAACTATATCCCCTCTTAAACGCTGTAGGTTTCAGTTCCATTCAGATATCTCCACGAATGGTTTATGTTGATGCAAGTAAACCTCGACTTGTCGAAGGTTTCACCAAGAACACTTTCACGGCAATGATAGAAGGTATACGTGAATCTTCTATTGAAGCCGAACTGATTGACGAAAACACCTTTAATGAAGGAATTAATGGCTTATACAGAACAACAGAAACAGATGGAGTTTTTTGCTATACATTTTTTAAGGCAATTGCAACAAAACAATAA